In Rana temporaria chromosome 3, aRanTem1.1, whole genome shotgun sequence, a single window of DNA contains:
- the FEZF1 gene encoding fez family zinc finger protein 1, which translates to MDNSIQHRSSKILTREHLSSRVNMISTSKPLAFSIERIMSRTPEPKCLPVPSLLQSSMHKGDQKQALHVSSSSMPCMIPFVPVTYDHCPKLGITGAELRKSHQEPSSFSCNELLNCAVTFKGDFPRDAFSLPQYKLVRPRVVNHSSFHAMGAALCYFNRGDAPCHPAASINIHPVASYFLGSQLHQSPKSYLAERNKLVVPSVEKYSSGVSFKDLSPAQFQHYMKESAHSLSDKIAYKSAAKYASSSPSSKPKVFTCEVCGKVFNAHYNLTRHMPVHTGARPFVCKICGKGFRQASTLCRHKIIHTQEKPHKCNQCGKAFNRSSTLNTHTRIHAGYKPFVCEFCGKGFHQKGNYKNHKLTHSGEKQFKCNICNKAFHQIYNLTFHMHTHNDKKPFTCPTCGKGFCRNFDLKKHVRKLHDNNTGGASGSSPAGQEELANPSRDQPSRNQSPSLQKGIY; encoded by the exons ATGGACAATAGTATACAGCACAGATCTTCTAAAATTCTAACAAGAGAGCATCTATCCAGCAGAGTCAACATGATCAGCACTTCCAAGCCGCTGGCTTTTTCCATTGAGAGGATAATGTCAAGGACTCCAGAGCCCAAATGTCTGCCTGTGCCCAGTTTACTGCAGAGCTCAATGCACAAGGGGGATCAGAAGCAAGCTCTCCATGTCAGCTCGTCCTCCATGCCATGCATGATCCCCTTTGTACCTGTCACTTATGACCATTGTCCCAAGCTTGGCATCACTGGTGCTGAACTCAGGAAGAGCCACCAAGAGCCATCCTCCTTCAGCTGCAATGAGCTGCTCAATTGTGCTGTGACTTTTAAAGGAGATTTCCCCCGAGATGCCTTCTCCCTTCCCCAGTACAAACTGGTCCGACCTCGAGTGGTCAATCACTCTTCCTTCCATGCCATGGGGGCAGCTCTGTGCTACTTCAACAGAGGCGATGCCCCCTGCCACCCTGCTGCCAGTATAAACATCCATCCTGTCGCCTCCTATTTCCTGGGCTCCCAGCTGCACCAGTCTCCTAAGTCCTACCTGGCAGAGAGGAACAAGTTGGTGGTCCCGTCTGTGGAGAAGTACTCATCGGGGGTCTCCTTCAAGGATCTGTCTCCAGCCCAGTTTCAGCACTACATGAAGGAGAGCGCACACTCTCTCTCCGACAAGATCGCGTATAAATCGGCCGCCAAGTACGCCAGCTCTTCCCCAAGCAGCAAGCCAAAAGTTTTCACCTGCGAAGTTTGCGGAAAG gTGTTCAATGCCCACTACAACTTAACCCGACACATGCCGGTACACACCGGGGCCAGGCCGTTCGTCTGCAAAATCTGCGGAAAGGGCTTTCGCCAGGCTAGTACGCTGTGCCGCCACAAGATCATCCATACACAG GAGAAGCCACATAAGTGTAACCAGTGCGGCAAAGCTTTCAATAGGAGTTCCACGCTGAACACGCACACGAGGATCCACGCAGGATACAAGCCTTTCGTCTGTGAATTCTGTGGCAAGGGCTTCCACCAAAAAG GTAATTACAAGAACCACAAGCTCACTCACAGCGGGGAGAAGCAGTTCAAGTGCAATATCTGTAACAAGGCATTTCATCAGATCTACAACCTGACCTTCCACATGCACACCCACAACGACAAGAAACCCTTCACCTGCCCCACCTGTGGCAAAGGATTCTGCAGGAACTTCGACTTGAAGAAACATGTGCGTAAACTGCATGATAACAACACTGGAGGGGCCTCAGGGTCAAGTCCAGCTGGGCAGGAGGAGttggcaaatccttccagggacCAGCCTTCCAGAAACCAGAGCCCCAGCTTGCAAAAAGGCATTTACTGA